The region AGAATTATGTTTTGGAAAATGGAAAGGAAAATTCGTTCTACGACTAAATAGTGACTACGGCTGCCATTTCAAGGGCTTATTGCGGGTTTCGGCGTACTTTTCAGCACTTTTCAGCGCTGTTCCGCCGGCGGCTCCGCCAGCAACCGCCGCACCGCGTCGGTGAACTGGGGCAAGCCGGGCCAGCCCGAGATCCGCCCCAGGCGCTTGCCCTGGCGGAACATCATGAAAGCCGGCACGCCGTGCAGCGAAAAACGCTGCCCCAGCGCCACATCGTCGTACACATTGCACTCGAACCAGGTCAGGCCCAGGTCCAGCAAGGCGTCCTTGTGCAGCATTGCGGTCTGCTTGAACACGTTGCAGTTGTAGCAGTCCTGTCCCCACAGAAAGACGCAGCGCAGGTCGGCGCCGGGCGCCTGCACGACCATCGGGTCGAAGCTGGCGCTGTCGACGGCACGCATGCCGAAGACATCGAAGATCTGCGTGGGGTCGAAGGACTGGACGCTGGACATGGCCGAGACCGTTCAGCCCTGCCCGGCCGAGACCATGACCAAGGCCGGACGCAGCACGCGGTCGGAGATCAGGTAGCCCTTTTGCAGCGTCTGCACGACCGTGTTGGCCGGCTGGTCGGATGGGACGGAAGAAATCGCCTGGTGCTGATGCGGGTCGAACTTCTCGCCGGCGGCCGGCGCGATGTCGATCAGGCGGTTGCGTTCGAAGGCGCTGCTGAGTTGCTTCAGGGTGCTTTCCACGCCGGCGCGCAGGGCGTCCAGGGTCTGATCCTGCTGGGCCAACGCGGCTTCCAGGCTGTCCTTGACCGGCACCAGACTTTCGGCGAACGACTCGATGCCGAATTTATGGGCCTTGGATACGTCTTCCTGGGCGCGGCGGCGGACGTTTTCAGCCTCGGCACGGACGCGCAGCAGTTGGTCGTAGTGCTCGGTGGCCTTGGCTTGTGCCGCTACCAATTGGGCTTGCAGATCCAGCAGGGGATCGGCGGAAGCGTCGGTTTCGCCGGACGCGGGGGCCGTGGTGGCCGGGTCGATCTCGGGCCCTTTATCGGCAGGCTCGTTCTGTGCCGTCATGGAATTTCCTCCGGAAACAATGGCGTTCGCGAAACAGTATGGGGGTCAATGCCCGTGTTTCAAGCCTGGGTATGGAGGAAAGGATGAAAAAAATCGACTAATGGGAGGTTTGGTCTGTGGGGCGGAATAAAGGGCTGATTTTCTTGAGATTTTTTGCCCCCGGGCGCGGGGGAAGAGCATTCCGGCCGCCCCGGGGGCGGCCGGATTTGCCTGTTTGCCGGCAGAATGGGGAACTTAATGGCCGATCGCTGCACACGGCGACGCCGGCGAGATTGCATCAGGGCGCCGCCCTGGTTAGCCTGGTTAGCCTGGTTAGCCTGGTTAGCCTGGTTAGCCTGGTTAGCTTGGTTGCCCTGGTTAGCCCGGTTGCCCTACTTGCTCGCCCCGGCCCGGTTGCTGAATTGGCTGCTCCGTGCAGCCTGCCCCCAGGCCGGCCCTGGTGCGGCTTTTCCGAAAAGCAAAAAGGCCGAAAGACATAGTCTTTCGGCCTTTTTAGATTTGGAGCGGGAGACGAGTCTCGAACTCGCGACCTCAACCTTGGCAAGGTTGCGCTCTACCAACTGAGCTACTCCCGCGTATTCGCGTAAAATCAGCGAAGAACGAAACTATAGCACAAGTGACCCCGTACATGTCAAACACCCCGGCTTCGTCCGGCACTGCCCAGTCTCTCGCCAACAACACCCCCGCGCAGCCCGCGTCGGCGCAACAGGTTCCCGGCGCCGCCGCGCCCTCTTCCGCCGCCAGCGCAGACACGCCGGCATTGATCCCGCGCGCGGCCGATCTGACGCCGTTCAACACGATTGGATTGCGTGCGCACGCCGCGCATTACGTGCGTATCGATGACCTCGCCCAGTTGCCGGCCCTGTCCGATCTGGCCGAGCGTCATGGCCGGCTGCTGACTCTGGGTGGGGGCAGCAATATGGTGCTGCCGGCGGAGGTCGACGGCCTGGTGGCCCACATGGCCTTGCGCGGCGTGCGGCTGGTCGAACAGCGCGCCGACGCCTGGATCGTCGAAGCCGCGGGCGGCGAGGTCTGGCATGACTTCGTCCAGCACTGCCTGGGGCAAGGCTGGGACGGACTCGAAAACCTGTCGTTGATCCCAGGGACGGTGGGCGCGGCGCCCGTGCAGAACATCGGCGCCTACGGGGTGGAGCTGGATACCCGCTTCGACGGGTTGACCGCCTGGGACGTGGCCCGGCGTGAACTGGTCCACATGGACCGCGCCGACTGCCGGTTTGCCTATCGCGACAGCCGCTTCAAGCACGAAGCGGCCGGACGCTGGGTCATCGTCGCCGTGCGTTTCGCGCTACCGCGTCCGTGGCAGCCGGTGCTGGACTACCCGGACCTGCAGCGCCACCCGGGCCTGGCCACCGCCGGCGCCGGCGCCAATGCAGATGCCAGTGGCACCGCCAACGCCGGCTCCGCCGCCACCAGCGTGACGGCCCGTGCCATCGCCGCTGCCGTGTGCGACATCCGGCGCGCCAAGCTGCCCGATCCCGCCCGCATCGGCAACGCCGGCAGCTTCTTCAAGAATCCCATCGTGGATGCGGCGCAGCGCGATGCGCTGGCCGCGCGCTTTCCCGGCCTGGTTTCCTACGCCCAGGCCGATGGCCGCTACAAGCTGGCCGCCGGCTGGCTGATCGATCAGTGTGGGTGGAAGGGCCGCGGCCTGGGCCCCGCCG is a window of Bordetella sp. N DNA encoding:
- a CDS encoding co-chaperone YbbN, producing MSSVQSFDPTQIFDVFGMRAVDSASFDPMVVQAPGADLRCVFLWGQDCYNCNVFKQTAMLHKDALLDLGLTWFECNVYDDVALGQRFSLHGVPAFMMFRQGKRLGRISGWPGLPQFTDAVRRLLAEPPAEQR
- the murB gene encoding UDP-N-acetylmuramate dehydrogenase: MSNTPASSGTAQSLANNTPAQPASAQQVPGAAAPSSAASADTPALIPRAADLTPFNTIGLRAHAAHYVRIDDLAQLPALSDLAERHGRLLTLGGGSNMVLPAEVDGLVAHMALRGVRLVEQRADAWIVEAAGGEVWHDFVQHCLGQGWDGLENLSLIPGTVGAAPVQNIGAYGVELDTRFDGLTAWDVARRELVHMDRADCRFAYRDSRFKHEAAGRWVIVAVRFALPRPWQPVLDYPDLQRHPGLATAGAGANADASGTANAGSAATSVTARAIAAAVCDIRRAKLPDPARIGNAGSFFKNPIVDAAQRDALAARFPGLVSYAQADGRYKLAAGWLIDQCGWKGRGLGPAGVHERQALVLVNRGGAQAADILALARAIQADVQARFGVALEAEPVVV
- the grpE gene encoding nucleotide exchange factor GrpE; translated protein: MTAQNEPADKGPEIDPATTAPASGETDASADPLLDLQAQLVAAQAKATEHYDQLLRVRAEAENVRRRAQEDVSKAHKFGIESFAESLVPVKDSLEAALAQQDQTLDALRAGVESTLKQLSSAFERNRLIDIAPAAGEKFDPHQHQAISSVPSDQPANTVVQTLQKGYLISDRVLRPALVMVSAGQG